TGGCCCTGCCCGGCTATGTGGCGGGCGCGTCACTGGTGTTCGTGAAGGTGTTCGACGACCTGGGCACGCCGCTGGTGCTGGGCACGACCAACATGCTGGCGCCGCAGGCCTACCTGCGCATCACGCAGGTGGGGTTGGAGGATCCGCTGGGTTATGTGATCAGCGTGATCATGGTGGGCTTTTCGATCCTGGCGCTGTGGCTGTCGGCGCGCGTGCTCAAGGGGCGCGACTACTCCACGCTGCAGAAGGGCGGCAATTCCATCCAGAAGCGCAAGCTGGGTCCCATGGAAAGCGTGCTGGCCTATGGCTGGATCATCCTGGTGCTGCTGCTGGTGCTGTCGCCGCACATCGGCGTGCTGCTGCTGTCGCTGGCAAGCGTCTGGAGCTATGCACCGCTGCCGGACGGGTACACGCTGGCGCACTATTCGGCCGTGTTCTCGGAGTCGCAGGGCATGATCGCCAACACGCTGCTGTACTGCGGCCTTGCCGCGGGCATCGACGTGATCCTGGGCACCGCCATCGCCTACCTGATGCTGCGCACCCGGTTGCCGGCGCGGCAGTGGCTGGATTTCCTGGCGTCCGCGGCGCTGGCGATTCCGGGCATCGTCCTGGCCATCGGCTTTCTGCGCACCTTCCGCGGCATCGAGCTGCCGGGCACGGGGACGATGCTGACGTCGTCGTGGATCATCATCATGCTTGCGTATTCCGTGCGCCGGTTGCCGTACGCGCTGCGCTCGTGCGTAGCGGCGTTGCAGCAGATCCATGTGTCGCTCGAAGAGGCGGCCCAGTCGCTGGGCGCCACGCGCATGAGCACGATCCGGCGCGTGGTGGTGCCGCTGATGGCGGGCGGCATGCTGGCCGGCTTCGTGACCAGCTTCGTGACGGCCGCGGTGGAACTGTCTGCCACCATCATGCTGGTAACCAAGGACAGCCAGGCGCCCATGAGCTACGGCATCTATCTGTACATGCAAAGCGCCGCGGGCCGCGGGCCGGGTGCCGCGCTCGGCGTCCTGGCGGTGGTTGCCGTGGGCATCGGCACATACGTATCGCACCTGCTGGTGGATCGCGCATCGAAGCGCCAGCAACCGGCGCGCAATGAAGGGGAATCCGCATGAAGAAAGTCAGCGTCGAATGCCGCAACATCCAGCTGTCCTACGGCAAGACTGAAGTGCTGAAGGATGTCAGCATCAGCATCGAGCCGGGCGAATTCTTTGCGCTGCTCGGGCCGTCGGGGTCGGGCAAGTCCACCCTGCTGCGGCTGATCGCGGGATTCAACCGGCACAGCGCGGGGCAGTTGCTGGTGGACGGCAAGGACATCAGCGGCACCCCGCCCTGGCATCGGAACATCGGCATGGTGTTCCAGAACTATGCGCTGTGGCCGCACATGACGGTGTGGGACAACGTGGCGTTCGGCCTGGTCGAGCGCAAGCTGCCGCGCGCCGAGATCCGCACCAAGGTGGAAGCCGCGCTCGATCTGGTGGGGCTGTCGCAATACGCCAAGCGGCGTCCCAATCAGCTGTCGGGCGGGCAGCAGCAACGCGTGGCGCTGGCGCGCACCATCGTGATCGAGCCGCAGGTGCTGCTGCTGGACGAGCCGCTGTCCAACCTGGACAAGAAGCTGCGCGTGCAGATGCGTCAGGATCTGCTCAGCCTGCAGCGCCGCCTGGGCATCACGACGATCTTCGTCACGCACGACCAGGAAGAAGCGATGACCACCGCCGACCGGATGGCGGTGCTGGACCATGGCGTGGTGCAGCAGATCGGTGCGCCGAGCACGCTTTTCGACTACCCCGTAAACCGCTTCGTGGCGAATTTCGTGGGCACGATGAACGTGCTGGAAGGCAATGTGCGCGAGCGCACCAGCAGCAGCGTGACGCTGGCGGTGGATGGCGTGGGCGACCTGCATCTGCCGCTGACGGGCGAGGCACCCGCGGCCACGCGGCTGGCGGCGAGCTTTCGGCCCCACACGGTGCAGATCGAGATGGCGGACGGCCTGGGCGATGCGCGCTATGTCTGGCTGCCGGGCATCGTGGAAAGCAGCGAGTTTCTGGGCGAGTTCACGCGCTATCAAGTGCAGGTGGGCGAACAGCGCCTGACCGCGGACCAGGCACATCTGGCCGGGCTGTCGCCGTTTCCGGCGGGCGCGCCGGTGTCGGTGGGATTGGAGCCGACACAGGTGCGGCTGCTGGCCGCCTGACCTACACTCGCGGCCATGGAAATCTACCAGATCCGCGCCTTCGTCACGGTCGCCCGGCTGGGCAACCTGACGAAGGCTGCCGAAGCGCTGTCGCTGACGCAGCCTGCCGTGACCGCGCAGATCAAAGCGCTGGAGCAGAGCCTGGGCGTGGCGCTGTTCGACCGCAACGGCGGCCGTCTGGCCCTGGCCAAGGCGGGCGAGGTGCTGCTGCCCACGGCGGAATCGCTGCTGGTCCTGGGCGCCCAGTTCAAGTCCGAGGCGCAGCAATTGCAGGGCAATCTGCATGGCGTCGTCGAATTGGGGGTACCCAGCGAAAAGCCCGATTTCCTGCGGCTGGGCGAGCTGGCCGCGGCAGTCACGCAGCGCCTGCCGCTGGTTGAGCTGAAGACCCAGACCCAGCCGGCGGCGGCACTGGCCGAACAGGTCAGCACCGGCCGTCTGCCCGCCGCGCTGACCATTGCGGCCAACGCGCCGCGCGGCGTGTTGTGGCAGCCGCTGCGCAGCGTGCGCTATCGGATCGCGATGCCCGCCGAGCACGCCGCGGTGCTCAAGCGCGGCGGCTGGCGCGAGGTGGCGCAACTGCCGTGGCTGGACGGTCCCTCCGGCAGCCACACGCATCTGTTGCTGCGCGATATGTTTGA
The DNA window shown above is from Achromobacter spanius and carries:
- a CDS encoding LysR family transcriptional regulator; translation: MEIYQIRAFVTVARLGNLTKAAEALSLTQPAVTAQIKALEQSLGVALFDRNGGRLALAKAGEVLLPTAESLLVLGAQFKSEAQQLQGNLHGVVELGVPSEKPDFLRLGELAAAVTQRLPLVELKTQTQPAAALAEQVSTGRLPAALTIAANAPRGVLWQPLRSVRYRIAMPAEHAAVLKRGGWREVAQLPWLDGPSGSHTHLLLRDMFERHGLSPRIVMQNDDQANMDALVRAGAGCALLREETALAGAASSDFIVWGQARVDAVLGFMLPYERASEPALVALSSIIQAIWKPRTPIAPVQA
- a CDS encoding ABC transporter permease; this translates as MNHSSHSRLPAGPVLAALLVFGFLLLFLAVPVGTVFHSAFVNADGSFTIGHFGAFFNQPLMREAFFNSLYVAGWSALLASLIAVPLAYFTVRFDFRGALLIQTLGVLPLIMPPFVGAVAMQLIFGRSGSVNLLLNDWFGFTIPFMEGLNGVIFVEAIHYFPFILMNLVVALRNIDGAMEEAAFNLGSRGFRLFRRVIFPLALPGYVAGASLVFVKVFDDLGTPLVLGTTNMLAPQAYLRITQVGLEDPLGYVISVIMVGFSILALWLSARVLKGRDYSTLQKGGNSIQKRKLGPMESVLAYGWIILVLLLVLSPHIGVLLLSLASVWSYAPLPDGYTLAHYSAVFSESQGMIANTLLYCGLAAGIDVILGTAIAYLMLRTRLPARQWLDFLASAALAIPGIVLAIGFLRTFRGIELPGTGTMLTSSWIIIMLAYSVRRLPYALRSCVAALQQIHVSLEEAAQSLGATRMSTIRRVVVPLMAGGMLAGFVTSFVTAAVELSATIMLVTKDSQAPMSYGIYLYMQSAAGRGPGAALGVLAVVAVGIGTYVSHLLVDRASKRQQPARNEGESA
- a CDS encoding ABC transporter ATP-binding protein, with the protein product MKKVSVECRNIQLSYGKTEVLKDVSISIEPGEFFALLGPSGSGKSTLLRLIAGFNRHSAGQLLVDGKDISGTPPWHRNIGMVFQNYALWPHMTVWDNVAFGLVERKLPRAEIRTKVEAALDLVGLSQYAKRRPNQLSGGQQQRVALARTIVIEPQVLLLDEPLSNLDKKLRVQMRQDLLSLQRRLGITTIFVTHDQEEAMTTADRMAVLDHGVVQQIGAPSTLFDYPVNRFVANFVGTMNVLEGNVRERTSSSVTLAVDGVGDLHLPLTGEAPAATRLAASFRPHTVQIEMADGLGDARYVWLPGIVESSEFLGEFTRYQVQVGEQRLTADQAHLAGLSPFPAGAPVSVGLEPTQVRLLAA